One genomic window of Arachis hypogaea cultivar Tifrunner chromosome 8, arahy.Tifrunner.gnm2.J5K5, whole genome shotgun sequence includes the following:
- the LOC112707389 gene encoding CBS domain-containing protein CBSX5: MAVSFLQEREVSDLCLGKPPLRSLSASSTIAHALAALNNSEDNFISVWTCDHRSKKEEEGEEEGGECCRCVGKVCMVDVVCFLSREDNLLSPSQALKAPLSVILTQAPPRIVVHLEPSSTLLEAIDLILQGAQNLVVPIIAATRKSGISRRKQIQIQKSLSTSHNGREFCWITQEDVIRFLLGSIGLFTPLPALSIDSLGIISTDVLAIDYYSPASSALPAISKSLADQTSVAIVDSDGTFIGEISPSTLGCCDETVAAAIATLSAGDLMAYIDGGGPPEDLLRVVKARLREKNLEKMLQEFMILSPLASDASSASSASSSDEESSSARMRMRPGGRYSKSSSYSARMVRKAEAIVCHPKSSLVAVMIQAIAHRVNYLWVIEDDCSLVGIVTFSNMLKVFREHLETM; this comes from the exons ATGGCAGTGAGCTTTCTGCAGGAACGCGAGGTATCCGACCTCTGCCTTGGGAAACCACCGTTGAGGTCCCTCTCTGCTTCCTCCACCATCGCACACGCCTTGGCTGCTCTGAACAACTCGGAAGACAACTTCATCAGTGTCTGGACCTGCGATCATCGCagcaagaaggaagaagaaggagaagaagaaggaggtgaGTGCTGTAGATGCGTTGGCAAAGTGTGCATGGTTGATGTTGTTTGCTTCCTTTCCAGGGAAGACAACCTCTTGTCTCCCTCTCAAGCTCTCAAAGCTCCTCTTTCTGTTATTCTCACTCAAGCTCCGCCTCGGATCGTCGTGCATCTAGAACCTTCTTCCAC TTTACTGGAAGCAATTGATCTGATTCTCCAAGGAGCACAGAATCTTGTGGTGCCGATTATAGCAGCAACAAGAAAGAGTGGAATCTCAAGAAGAAAACAGATTCAGATTCAGAAATCATTGTCAACAAGCCACAATGGGCGTGAATTCTGCTGGATAACGCAAGAAGATGTGATTAGATTCCTACTTGGCTCCATTGGCCTCTTCACCCCTCTCCCTGCACTCTCTATTGACTCCCTCGGCATCATTTCCACCGATGTTCTTGCCATTGACTACTACTCCCCTGCATCCTCGGCGTTACCGGCGATTTCCAAGTCTCTGGCGGATCAAACTTCTGTTGCCATTGTTGATAGTGATGGCACCTTCATTGGGGAGATTTCGCCCTCTACTCTTGGTTGTTGTGACGAGACGGTTGCGGCCGCCATCGCCACTCTCTCCGCCGGGGACCTGATGGCCTACATTGATGGCGGTGGACCCCCGGAGGATCTTCTCAGAGTGGTGAAGGCCAGGTTGAGGGAGAAGAATTTGGAGAAAATGCTTCAAGAATTCATGATTTTGTCGCCTTTAGCTAGCGACGCTTCTTCGGCCTCATCTGCATCCTCGTCTGACGAGGAGTCCTCGTCGGCCAGAATGCGGATGAGGCCTGGCGGAAGGTACTCTAAATCGTCGAGCTACTCGGCGAGGATGGTGAGGAAGGCTGAGGCCATAGTGTGCCATCCAAAGAGCTCACTTGTTGCTGTGATGATTCAAGCAATTGCTCATAGAGTGAACTACTTGTGGGTTATTGAAGATGATTGCAGCTTAGTTGGCATTGTAACATTCTCAAATATGTTGAAAGTTTTCAGAGAACATTTAGAGACTATGTAA